CCGTGACCAAACGGGCAGCACGATTGCTCCGATGTTCTTTCTGGCAGCCTGCCTCGCCATTGCTGGCGTGCTGGTCATTATCATTGGTAGGGTGATGGGACATAAGCCGATACGGGCGACCTGACGCAGCATTCCGGTGTCGCCATTCGGAGCGCGTTTGGCGACGCCAATTTGCTATAGGCACATTTTAAGAGCTTATAGGGAAGGGTTTAACGCAGTCGGTTTTGCAGCCCAAACCACGCAGCCGGACACGGAAAACAGCGATCTCCCTTTCGGGAAATCATATTCTTGAATTCATCTTTGGAAAATTGGAGCGGGCGAAGGGATTCGAACCCTCGACCCCAACCTTGGCAAGGTTGTGCTCTACCCCTGAGCTACGCCCGCTCATTATCCACCGGTCCGGGGTAGTACGCTGAACCGTGGGTCGCTGTGTTGCGGCGACGGGCGGTATATGGCCCAACTGCTTTTCGATTGCAACAGGGAAATGACGGCGGCTCCAAGATTTTTTCCAATCTCGGCCTAAGCTATTCTGCGGCAATGAAAATTTTGAACGTTTGATGAGAGGGCGCGATAAAGGTTTGTCGAGGGACATTTGGATATCCGAATGGCGCATAAAACAGTTGAAGGATATTGCCCGATATCGTTTAACACGCAGCGTCGCCGAGACTTTATTCTGAAGCAGGACCATGATGATAGAGATTGTGCCGAAATCGCCCGCAGACCTGTTTGCATGTCTCGATAGCCTGGGTATCGAGCACCGGACAGTGTCACATCCGCCAGTCTTTACCGTGGCAGAATCGGTCTCCCTACGCGATGAGATCCCTGGCGGTCATACCAAGAACCTGTTCGTCAAGGACAAGAAGGATCAGTTCTTCCTGCTGGTGGTCGAGGAAAACGCCATTGTCGATTTGAAGACCGTCCATACGCTGATCGGTGCAGCCAGCAAGGTTTCCTTTGGCAAACCGGAAAAGCTGATGGAGTATCTGGGGGTTGTCCCGGGATCGGTGACGGCGTTCGGCGCAATAAACGACACGGGCAACAAGGTGACATTCGTTCTTGATGCAGACCTGATGCAGCATGAGATCATCAATTGCCATCCGCTGTCGAATGACGCTACAACCTCGATCGGTCTTGATGATCTGTTGCGCTTTCTGATGGCGACAGGACATGAAGCACTCGTCTTGAAAGTCACGGCTTGAGGCACGATTTAAACGCTTGCAGGGTTTATTGAAATCCAAGGAACCCTGTAAAGATCATGTGGCCGGGACAAGGGCTGCGATATCTGTTGCGGTATGAAACGGAACTTGCGGACGGTGGAAATAAGGCGGCACCTGGAATGCGTTTGCAAAACGCCCGGGCTGTCATGAACAGGCGGGAGATGGTGATGAGCAATTCTGGTAATCCATATGGCGGCTCCTATGGCGGGCAGATGACGGCGAATGCGCAATTTGGCGCAGCACCTGCTGCGGCAGCGCCAGCGTCTGCAGGAGCAGCGCCCGCTGGTGGTCTGATCAAGGATACGACGACCCAGGGCTTTGCCAAGGATGTGCTGGAAGAATCCCGCCGCCAGCCGGTCCTGGTGGATTTCTGGGCACCCTGGTGTGGCCCCTGCCGCCAGTTGACGCCGATCATCGAAAAGGCGGTCAATGAGGCCAAGGGCAAGGTCAAGCTGGTCAAGATGAATATCGACGACCATCCGGCCATCGCCGGTCAGCTTGGTATCCAGTCCATTCCTGCCGTCGTCGCTTTTGTCGATGGCCGTCCTGCCGATGGCTTCATGGGCGCGCTGCCGGAAAGTCAGGTCAAGCAGTTCATCGACAAGCTCGGTGGCCCGGACGGCGGTGCCGATCAGGCAGCGGAAATCGAGGCTGTGCTGGCAGAAGCCAAGGGTCTTTACGACGACGGCGATTTCGACGGCGCTGCCCAGCTCTATGCGGCGGTCATGCAGGCCGATCCGGAAAATGCCAGGGCGGTTGCCGGTATTGCCGAATGCATGCTGGCCCTCAACCAGCATGAACGGGTGCGCCAGATTGTCGATGGCTTGCCTGAAGAGTTGGCCAAGGCCGCCGAAATCCAGGCCGTGGCCAAAAAGCTGGAGCAAATCGAAGAGGCCCGCAAGCTGGGTGATCCGGTGGCGCTGGAGCAGCAACTGTCGCTTAACCCTGACGATCACGAGGCGCGGCTGAAGCTCGCCAAAATCCGCAATGTAGAGGGCAAGCGTGAAGACGCAGCCGATCATTTGCTGTTGATCATGAAAAAAGACCGGACCTACGACGATGATGGTGCGCGTCGCCAACTGGTTGAATTTTTCGAGGTCTGGGGTCCGAAGGACCCCGCCACCATTCAGGCTCGGCGCAAGCTGTCTTCGATCCTGTTTTCGTA
The nucleotide sequence above comes from Agrobacterium vitis. Encoded proteins:
- the trxA gene encoding thioredoxin; its protein translation is MSNSGNPYGGSYGGQMTANAQFGAAPAAAAPASAGAAPAGGLIKDTTTQGFAKDVLEESRRQPVLVDFWAPWCGPCRQLTPIIEKAVNEAKGKVKLVKMNIDDHPAIAGQLGIQSIPAVVAFVDGRPADGFMGALPESQVKQFIDKLGGPDGGADQAAEIEAVLAEAKGLYDDGDFDGAAQLYAAVMQADPENARAVAGIAECMLALNQHERVRQIVDGLPEELAKAAEIQAVAKKLEQIEEARKLGDPVALEQQLSLNPDDHEARLKLAKIRNVEGKREDAADHLLLIMKKDRTYDDDGARRQLVEFFEVWGPKDPATIQARRKLSSILFS
- a CDS encoding prolyl-tRNA synthetase associated domain-containing protein, whose translation is MIEIVPKSPADLFACLDSLGIEHRTVSHPPVFTVAESVSLRDEIPGGHTKNLFVKDKKDQFFLLVVEENAIVDLKTVHTLIGAASKVSFGKPEKLMEYLGVVPGSVTAFGAINDTGNKVTFVLDADLMQHEIINCHPLSNDATTSIGLDDLLRFLMATGHEALVLKVTA